The Nitrospinota bacterium region ACGGCTTATGATATCAAGCCCTACTCCAGGGAGGAGTTCGAGGCGATGATCGAGCCGCTTCGACGAAAGGAAAAATCCCTCCTCATTTACAAAACGGAACACATACGCAAGGACAAAACGAAATACCCGGTGGAAGTCCGCATGCAGTTGATGGAACAAGAAAACCCGCCTATCTTCGTTGCCATCATACAGGACATCACCGAGCGGAAACTTGCGGAAGAGGAGTTGCTGAAAACGCATCAGCAGTTGCTTCATTCCGAAAAACTGAACGCCGCCGGAAAATTGTCGGCAAGTTTTGCGCACGAATTCAATAATCCCCTGACCGGTGTCCGCAGTGCCCTGGAGCAGATCCGCGAAAGGGTTCCCATGAAGGATGACTACAAGGAACTCCTAACCGTGGGAATCAAGGAAAGTATAACCGCGCATTTAGTTTGGGATAAAAAAACTTTCCCTTTCCCAATAACTCCTTTAGATATCCCACTTTCCACCACTTTTTCCCGGCTTTTCCCGCATTTATCTCCATCCCATACTAAATGACACTTAATAGAAAGCACCCGAATGGCGAATCTTGTCAAAAAGCTTGCGGATTCCCATCGCCCCACACTTGGCCACAAAGAGTCTCTTGAAATACACGAACTGATCAATGAAATTTTATTGTTAAAGGGTAATGATCTAAGAAAAAAGAATATCAAAGTTGAAAAATTTTATTCCCCTGATGTTCCCAGACTGGAAGGGATTTCCGATCAGCTCAAACAGGTGATGCTGAATCTGATACAAAATGCCGGGGATGCCATCTCCGAGAAAGGTGGGGAAATAACCCTCTCCACAGCAAGACTTAATGAAACCGTTGAGATAAATATTAAAGATACAGGATCTGGTATAGACCCTGAAAAAATCAATTCCATTTTCGAGCCGTTCTTCACCACCAAGGGGCCTAACCAAGGCTCGGGACTGGGGTTATCTGTGAGCCACGGCATTATTAAATCCCATAGCGGAAATATCAGAGTGAAAAGTAAGCAGGGTCAGGGAACGACCTTCACCGTCACCCTGCCCATTAATGGAGAAAAGAAATGAGTCACTACCATATACTGCATGTCGATGACGAGGAAAGCATTCGAATGGTAATGAGCCTTGACCTGAAAGAAGAGGGCTATGCTGTAGACTCGGCTGGCTCCGGGAAAGAAGCCCTAGAAAAACTAGAGACGTCTCACTATGACCTGATCATCACAGATTTAAATATGGAGGGGATGAATGGGATTGAGGTGATGCAAGAAGCAAAAAAGATGAAACCTGAAATAATGGTGATGATGCTGACCGCTTATGGCTCCCTCGATTCCGCCGTTCAGGCTCTGCGGTTGGGGGCCTCTGACTATCTGTTCAAGCCCTATGACCGATCCGAGCTTTTCCTCAGAATTAAAAATTGCTTTGAAAAGCTGGAGTTGCAAAAAAAGGTGACCCTCTATGAAACTATCCTGACCATGTGCACCATTTGCAGAAAAATTCAGGATGACACCGATGCAGAACCTGGAGAGGGGAAATGGACGTATCCCGACATATACCTTAAGGAAAGAGCCAATGTCGATAACAAGAAAACTTTTTGTCCTGAATGTTTTAAAGATTGGAAGCGACAATTAGCTGCAGACTAAGAAGCGGAGCCAATGGAAACTTAAACCACTTACAGGACACCTCTAAAAATTAGTTTATTACGGGAAATCGAACATTGCACAAGATTTCTTATATCGGTGGCACGGGCTTTCTAGCCCGTGCGGACAGGCTGGAAAGGC contains the following coding sequences:
- a CDS encoding response regulator; translation: MSHYHILHVDDEESIRMVMSLDLKEEGYAVDSAGSGKEALEKLETSHYDLIITDLNMEGMNGIEVMQEAKKMKPEIMVMMLTAYGSLDSAVQALRLGASDYLFKPYDRSELFLRIKNCFEKLELQKKVTLYETILTMCTICRKIQDDTDAEPGEGKWTYPDIYLKERANVDNKKTFCPECFKDWKRQLAAD
- a CDS encoding ATP-binding protein, translated to MANLVKKLADSHRPTLGHKESLEIHELINEILLLKGNDLRKKNIKVEKFYSPDVPRLEGISDQLKQVMLNLIQNAGDAISEKGGEITLSTARLNETVEINIKDTGSGIDPEKINSIFEPFFTTKGPNQGSGLGLSVSHGIIKSHSGNIRVKSKQGQGTTFTVTLPINGEKK